One window of Microcoleus vaginatus PCC 9802 genomic DNA carries:
- a CDS encoding DUF2079 domain-containing protein, whose product MIVVTTIVLFTASSARHALFHSTAFDLAIFDQAIYLISQNQTPFSSLIAINIWGDHAAFIFYPLALLYKIYPDVHWLFLVQAVSLALGAWPTWSLARQAGLNERKAIAISALYLLYPAVFNVNLFDFHPEVIALPALLAAILAARLNQTLWFCAAIVLVLICKDMLSLTVAGMGLWLLCFDKKRNCGLIALFLGAGWFLVATQAVIPYFNPRELAGIGRYQYLGNSVFEIAINLIVKPYLVLERLFSLDTFEYLALLLLPVIWWLSPRHLSSLISAVPMLAMNILSDSPAQRDLIHQYSVPILPFLLVAVISSLAASNQQKGKTIFERLPIPNYPLPRVIVIWSLIAFLALAKYGYFWTIYLNGIDTLPATREAISLVETKGSVLTNVQIAPHLAHRPVVKLTQANAPPANLAEFDYVLLNLRYPGWMSDREFVKNLVTQLKNTPQFQLKYQRDDIYLFTQNANK is encoded by the coding sequence ATGATTGTCGTGACAACGATAGTCTTATTTACCGCCAGCAGCGCGCGGCACGCTTTGTTTCATTCAACTGCATTCGACTTAGCAATTTTTGACCAAGCAATTTATTTAATCTCCCAAAATCAAACGCCATTTTCCTCTTTAATCGCAATAAATATTTGGGGCGATCACGCCGCTTTTATTTTCTATCCACTAGCTTTACTTTACAAAATATATCCAGATGTTCACTGGCTTTTTTTAGTGCAAGCTGTTTCCCTAGCTTTAGGCGCTTGGCCGACTTGGAGTTTGGCACGTCAAGCGGGATTAAACGAACGAAAAGCAATTGCAATTTCCGCCCTATATCTGCTTTATCCCGCAGTATTTAATGTCAATCTCTTCGACTTCCACCCAGAAGTAATTGCTTTACCAGCACTGCTAGCAGCAATCTTAGCCGCGAGGCTGAATCAAACCTTGTGGTTTTGTGCTGCTATTGTATTAGTTTTGATTTGCAAGGACATGCTATCTTTAACTGTGGCTGGGATGGGTTTGTGGCTGTTGTGTTTTGACAAAAAACGCAATTGTGGACTCATAGCTCTATTTCTAGGCGCGGGTTGGTTCCTGGTAGCTACTCAGGCAGTTATACCGTATTTTAATCCAAGAGAACTCGCGGGAATCGGGCGGTATCAATATTTGGGGAACTCGGTTTTTGAAATTGCTATTAATTTAATAGTGAAACCCTATCTAGTTTTAGAGCGTTTGTTTTCTTTAGATACTTTTGAATATTTAGCCTTATTGCTATTACCAGTAATTTGGTGGCTGTCCCCGCGTCATCTGTCATCTTTAATTAGTGCTGTGCCGATGTTGGCGATGAATATTCTTTCCGATAGCCCCGCTCAGCGGGATTTAATTCATCAATATTCTGTGCCGATATTGCCGTTTTTGTTGGTTGCCGTAATTTCCAGTTTAGCAGCTAGCAATCAGCAAAAGGGAAAGACAATATTTGAGAGATTGCCAATTCCTAATTATCCATTGCCTAGAGTCATTGTAATTTGGTCGTTGATTGCTTTCTTAGCTTTAGCGAAATACGGCTATTTTTGGACTATTTATTTAAATGGGATCGACACTTTGCCCGCTACCCGAGAGGCAATTTCTCTTGTTGAAACCAAAGGCAGTGTTTTAACAAATGTTCAGATTGCTCCGCATTTAGCGCACCGCCCTGTAGTAAAATTAACTCAGGCTAACGCGCCGCCTGCCAATCTCGCAGAATTTGATTATGTATTGCTGAATCTCAGATATCCTGGCTGGATGAGCGATCGAGAATTTGTTAAAAACCTAGTAACTCAACTAAAAAACACCCCTCAATTTCAACTAAAATATCAGCGAGACGACATATACCTATTTACCCAAAACGCTAACAAATAA